In Bacillus sp. FJAT-45350, the genomic window TGCTTGTATAACCGTCATTGTATTGAACAGCCACTTCTACAGTAAGACCATCTTTTTCTCCTTCAATGTGGATCGGAGTTTCATGTAACGCTTCTTTTGAACGGTTTAAATGCTCTACGAATGACGCAATACCACCTTCATAAAAATACGTTGCTGATTTTCCATCAGGGCGTTTATCACCAATTTTAATCGTTAACCCACGGTTTAAGAATGCTAATTCACGTAATCTTGTCGAAAGGATATCGAATTCATAGACAGTTGTTTCCGTAAAAATCTCTTCGTCTGGTTTAAAATGAATAACAGTACCACGTTTTTCAGAATCTCCCACAACTGTTAAATCGTTTTTCGGTATACCTCGGTTATATTCTTGGTGATAGACCTTACCATCACGGTGAACATTTACTTCTAACATCGTCGAAAGGGCGTTTACTACTGAAGCACCTACACCATGAAGTCCACCGGAAACTTTGTATCCACCACCACCAAATTTCCCACCTGCATGGAGGACAGTCATGATAACCTCAACAGCAGGGCGACCCATTTTTTCATGAATACCAACAGGGATACCACGACCATTATCTTCAACTGTAATACTATTATCCTCTTCAATTGAGATAGAAATTGTATCACAGTAACCTGCCATTGCTTCATCAATACTATTATCAACAATTTCCCATACTAAGTGGTGTAAGCCCCGACTACTCGTTGAACCTATATACATACCTGGGCGTTTACGTACAGCTTCTAATCCTTCAAGGACTTGAATTTGACTTTCATCGTAAGAATGTTGTTGGCTAGTCAATTTCTTCACCTTCACTTCTATTTTCAGTGCTTGTCGCACAATATTTTTATAGTTTTTAAAAAATAATAGCTCTGATACAGTGTAACTTTTCTACTGAGGAACTATCTAAATTTAGACTTAAAAGGGATCCAACCTCTTATTACTCCATATCAAAATAAAACTTTAATAAACATCTGTTTCTCCGTAGCCTTCTAACTCTGAAACCATGGAAGCCCTTCGTTTTAACGTAACAGAGGAAATTGGAGAGTAATAAATCTTATCCTTTGTTACGACCATTGACTTTGTCATTTCCTCGGATATCATCACGACAAGTTCCTTCTTTTCATGAATTGTTAGAAATTCATTTGTGATACTGGATGAATCTTTCATGTTACTGTTTAAAATCGCAATGACATCTTTCGACCTAATAACGGTATCTCCGCCTAAATGAATAAACAAATGGCCACCTCATTTCAGTTTCGTAATCGTCCCTTGTTCCACTTTATAGGTAGATGCCTCGTTAAGTGTTTTATGGTCAATTCCTTCGACACTCGTCGTAGTTACAAACGTTTGTACCTTGCCTTGAATTGTATTAAGGAGGTGTGATTGTCTGAAATCATCAAGTTCAGAGAGAACATCATCAAGCAGAAGAATAGGGTACTCACCTATTTTTGACTTTATTAACTCTAGTTCTGCCATTTTGACTGATAAGGCGGTTGTCCGTTGTTGACCTTGTGAGCCAAACGTTTGTACATCCTTATCGTTGATAAAAAAGAGGAGATCGTCTCTATGAGGGCCTAGTAATGTTGTACCTCTTTGGATTTCTTTTTCCGTCAGCTTACTAAATGCCTCGTTATATGCTTCTTCTAGTTTCGACAAATCCATCGTCTCTGATACGTCCAAAGAAGGTTTATATTGAATATTTAGTATTTCTTTTCCTCTGCTAATTTCTTCGTGTATCGGTTTGGCCCATTCCTCTAAGGTTTGAACAAACTGGAAACGCTTTTGGACAACCTTCACAGCAGCATCTATTAGCTGTGAAGTAAGGATTTCTAGCATCATCCTATTTTTCCCTTGACGCTGTAACTCTTTTAGTAGATGGTTTCTTTGCAACAGGATTTTCTGGTAGATAGCAAGGTTGTACAAATACATTGGGTTTATCTGGCCAATTTCCATATCAATAAACCTTCTTCTGATTTGTGGACTCCCTTTCACTAAATTTAAATCCTCTGGGGCAAACATCACTACATTCATCGCGCCAATATACTCACTAAGCTTCCTTTGCTCTAATCCATTTAATTTTACCTTTTTCCCTTTTGTAGCCACAATTAATTCAAGGGATATAGGTCCATTTCTTCTTTCTACTTTTCCTTGTATTCTTGCAAAATCCTTTTCCCAACCAATCAATTCTTTATCCTTCGATGTACGGTGGGATTTTGACATAGCTAGCAAATAAATAGATTCAACTATGTTTGTTTTTCCTTGAGCATTTTCACCCATAATTACATTAACGCAATTATCAAAGGTAATCGCTGCCTCTTCATAATTACGGAAGCTTTTTATATATAGCTCTTTAATATACAAAGGGAATCCCCCTTATTACTTAGAAGAAATAGCAACTTTACCAACGTTCTCTATCTCTAATTCATCTCCAACGTACAGCTTCTTACCTCTTCGTTGTTCTTGTTCACCGTTTAAAAATACTGTGTGTTCTGACAAAAACCACTTTGCCATTCCACCAGTATCGATAGCCCCAATCTCCTTCAGAAGTTGTCCGAGAGTAATATACTCTGTTGTAATTTCTACTGATCGCATCAATGATCCTCTCACTTTCTTATAAGTGTTAATAAAAGAAACACGGTAATACCGTTCACTTCTTAGTCAGTAATAATCACCATACTACTTGCTAGAAACTGTTTTCCTCATACACAACACAATATTCAATGAAAACAGCACAATATAACGTTCTCTTTAGAACGCAATTATGTTGTGCTACTTTAAACCGTTCTCCTCACCTGAACATTCTTACGAAATGATTCGTACAAAAACGTTCAATGTTTTAATCTTTATTCTCTATTGTACTAGACTCTTGCCAGATAGCCAATACTAACGACAAGAAAAGCTACCAGAGACATTAATCTGGCAGCTTTCTCACAGTACCCTAAACTACATTCCTTCCAATTCCTAGTACGTTCGAACTGGTGAGAAAAGATGTAACGTGTAATCATGCTCTGTAGGATGAAGGACAAATGGGCTCATCGCACCTGTAAATGTAATATGAACTTCTTCGCAATCAACAACCTTCAATGCATCAATGATATTTTTTCCATTAAAAGAAATACGAAGTTCCTCACCATTAGCTTTTTCACTTTGAATTTTTTCAGTTACTTTTCCTACTTCTGGTGTAATCGAAGTAATCTCAATCAATCCATCTTCCAATGTTTTTAAATTAATAACATTGTTTTTTCCTTCTTTCGAAAGTAACAAGGCTCTTTCCAATGTTTGTAGAAATGGTTTTGTCTTAATAACGAAATCTGTCTTTGAATTACTCGGGATCATATTTTTCGT contains:
- the remB gene encoding extracellular matrix regulator RemB codes for the protein MFIHLGGDTVIRSKDVIAILNSNMKDSSSITNEFLTIHEKKELVVMISEEMTKSMVVTKDKIYYSPISSVTLKRRASMVSELEGYGETDVY
- the recF gene encoding DNA replication/repair protein RecF (All proteins in this family for which functions are known are DNA-binding proteins that assist the filamentation of RecA onto DNA for the initiation of recombination or recombinational repair.), encoding MYIKELYIKSFRNYEEAAITFDNCVNVIMGENAQGKTNIVESIYLLAMSKSHRTSKDKELIGWEKDFARIQGKVERRNGPISLELIVATKGKKVKLNGLEQRKLSEYIGAMNVVMFAPEDLNLVKGSPQIRRRFIDMEIGQINPMYLYNLAIYQKILLQRNHLLKELQRQGKNRMMLEILTSQLIDAAVKVVQKRFQFVQTLEEWAKPIHEEISRGKEILNIQYKPSLDVSETMDLSKLEEAYNEAFSKLTEKEIQRGTTLLGPHRDDLLFFINDKDVQTFGSQGQQRTTALSVKMAELELIKSKIGEYPILLLDDVLSELDDFRQSHLLNTIQGKVQTFVTTTSVEGIDHKTLNEASTYKVEQGTITKLK
- the yaaA gene encoding S4 domain-containing protein YaaA → MRSVEITTEYITLGQLLKEIGAIDTGGMAKWFLSEHTVFLNGEQEQRRGKKLYVGDELEIENVGKVAISSK